A section of the Telopea speciosissima isolate NSW1024214 ecotype Mountain lineage chromosome 3, Tspe_v1, whole genome shotgun sequence genome encodes:
- the LOC122654469 gene encoding uncharacterized protein LOC122654469, producing MAATFSLFFCSDPRHAHLYTQPLRNPVLNPFRAFSTTSLPPKPAHPLLLVHEFDNLKFSPVYSSPHSSSSEPYLNDPQRTGGFLCSEESKKLQILQNFRYSHEVVSGSLFVRVMEAEEINATVGLLSESFAESMFVPFGYVRFLAFLVNQYLIERRDLIPHMATLIGFYRGEDGEEELAGTVEVSFNNQGANASPPTPTPPKDSPYICNMSVKKQLRRRGIGWHLLKACEELISQMSCTSRDVYLHCRMIDTAPLKLYTKAGYSPVKTDSIFFLLIFQPRKHLMCKRLSILKDHSEVDIANPDEEFPS from the exons ATGGCTGCAACTTTCTCCTTGTTTTTCTGCTCAGATCCTCGCCACGCCCACCTTTACACTCAGCCCCTAAGGAACCCTGTCCTAAATCCATTCCGCGCCTTCTCCACCACATCCTTACCTCCTAAACCTGCGCACCCTCTGCTCCTTGTGCACGAATTCGACAATTTGAAGTTTTCTCCTGTGTATTCCTCGcctcattcttcttcctctgaacCATATCTCAACGACCCTCAAAGAACTGGCGGGTTTCTTTGTAGCGAAGAATCCAAGAAGCTGCAAATCCTACAGAATTTCAGATATTCTCATGAAGTTGTTTCTGGGTCATTGTTTGTTCGTGTGATGGAAGCAGAAGAGATCAATGCCACAGTTGGGTTGCTTTCCGAGTCGTTTGCAGAATCCATGTTTGTACCTTTCGGTTACGTCCGTTTCTTGGCCTTCTTGGTGAATCAGTATTTGATTGAGAGGAGAGACCTAATTCCCCACATGGCTACGCTCATTGGGTTTTACAGAGGAGAAGATGGTGAAGAGGAGTTGGCAGGTACGGTTGAAGTTTCTTTCAATAACCAAGGTgccaatgcttctcctccaaccCCCACTCCTCCGAAGGACTCCCCTTACATATGTAATATGTCTGTGAAGAAGCAGCTCCGAAG GAGGGGCATTGGTTGGCATCTTTTGAAGGCATGTGAAGAACTGATATCGCAGATGAGTTGTACTTCAAGAGATGTTTACCTGCACTGCAGAATGATCGATACAGCTCCTTTAAAACTGTATACTAAAGCAGGTTACAGCCCTGTCAAGACAGATAGCATCTTTTTCCTGTTGATATTCCAGCCACGTAAGCACTTGATGTGCAAGAGATTGTCAATTTTGAAAGACCACTCAGAAGTGGATATCGCAAACCCTGATGAGGAATTTCCTTCATGA
- the LOC122653483 gene encoding probable serine/threonine-protein kinase PBL28: MPFGLVSAWNKRRRSKSQDHVDPWIYKPVEFWQLEVQNPPVKRRHGSSVFTLKEMEEATCSFSEENLLGKGGFGRVYKGTLKSGEVVAIKKMELPPFKEAEGEREFRVEVDILSRLDHPNLVALIGYCADGKHRFVVYEFMHNGNLQDHLNGICELKMDWPVRLKVALGAARGLAYLHSSSAVGIPIVHRDFKSTNILLSANFEAKISDFGLAKLMPEGQEMFVTTRVLGTFGYFDPEYTSTGKLTLQSDVYAFGVVLLELLTGRRAVELNQGSTDQNLVLQVRQILNDRKKLRKVIDPEMSRSSYTMDSIAMFANLASRCVRAESSERPSMTECVRELQQISTINAKGLSMGIRSFKMA; this comes from the exons ATGCCTTTTGGGTTGGTCTCAGCATGGAACAAGAGGCGGAGAAGCAAGTCGCAGGATCACGTTGATCCtt GGATATATAAGCCTGTAGAATTCTGGCAACTTGAAGTTCAGAATCCGCCAGTGAAAAGACGGCATGGGTCTTCAGTGTTCACCCTCAAGGAAATGGAGGAAGCAACATGTTCGTTCAGTGAAGAGAATTTGCTTGGGAAAGGAGGATTCGGGCGGGTTTATAAAGGAACCCTGAAGTCAGGAGAG GTTGTAGCAATCAAGAAAATGGAGCTGCCACCATTTAAAGAAGCTGAAGGTGAACGGGAATTCCGTGTGGAAGTTGACATCCTGAGCAGGTTGGACCACCCAAATCTTGTAGCTCTCATTGGTTATTGTGCAGATGGGAAACATCGATTTGTAGTATATGAATTTATGCACAATGGGAACCTACAAGATCACTTAAATG GAATATGTGAACTGAAAATGGACTGGCCTGTGAGGCTCAAAGTAGCACTTGGAGCAGCAAGGGGACTTGCTTATCTCCATTCCAGTTCTGCAGTTGGGATTCCTATTGTTCATAGAGATTTCAAATCTACCAATATACTTTTAAGTGCAAATTTTGAAGCAAAG ATCTCAGATTTTGGTCTCGCTAAATTGATGCCTGAGGGCCAGGAGATGTTTGTAACCACAAGGGTGCTTGGCACATTTGGTTATTTTGATCCTGAGTATACATCG ACAGGGAAGCTCACTTTACAAAGTGATGTTTATGCATTTGGAGTTGTTCTTCTGGAACTGTTGACCGGACGCAGAGCTGTTGAATTGAATCAGGGGTCCACAGATCAAAACCTAGTATTACAG GTTAGGCAGATATTGAATGATCGGAAGAAGTTGCGTAAGGTGATAGACCCTGAGATGTCTCGGAGTTCATACACAATGGATTCAATTGCCATGTTTGCCAATCTGGCATCTCGATGCGTCCGTGCTGAGAGTAGTGAGAGACCCTCGATGACAGAATGCGTAAGGGAACTACAACAGATTTCCACTATTAATGCAAAAGGCTTAAGCATGGGTATACGCTCATTCAAAATGGCCTGA
- the LOC122656055 gene encoding MLP-like protein 423 — MGSSGKLEAEMEVKSSADKFWESVRDSTTLFPKVLPTHYKSIQVVEGDGKCVGSVRLMTYAEEIPGVKFSKERIDAVDEEGKEVAFSLIDGDVSKFYKHIKNKLQVISKGQGSLVKWSCEFEKASGDVPDPHLIKDFALNVFKALDDYLLTKKT, encoded by the exons atgggttCCAGCGGGAAGCTTGAAGCAGAGATGGAGGTGAAGAGCAGTGCAGATAAGTTCTGGGAAAGCGTAAGGGACTCCACCACTCTCTTCCCCAAGGTATTACCTACACATTACAAGAGCATTCAAGTTGTCGAAGGAGATGGCAAGTGTGTTGGCTCCGTCAGGCTCATGACTTACGCCGAAG AGATACCAGGGGTAAAGTTTTCAAAGGAGAGAATCGAtgcggtggatgaggaagggaAAGAGGTAGCTTTCAGCCTCATTGATGGAGATGTGTCCAAGTTCTACAAGCATATCAAGAACAAGCTTCAGGTGATCTCCAAAGGACAGGGGAGCTTGGTGAAATGGTCCTGTGAGTTCGAGAAGGCAAGTGGAGATGTTCCTGATCCACACCTCATCAAAGACTTCGCACTCAATGTCTTCAAGGCCTTGGATGACTaccttcttaccaaaaaaacttAA
- the LOC122656764 gene encoding rac-like GTP-binding protein 3 isoform X2 yields the protein MASSTSRFIKCVTVGDGAIGKTCMLICYTSNKFPTDYIPTVFDNFSANVVVEGTTVNLGLWDTAGQEDYNRLRPLSYRGADVFVLAFSLVSRASYENVLKKWIPELQHFSPRVPVVLAGTKLDLREDKHYLADHPGLVPVTTAQGEELRKQIGAAYYIECSSKTQQVDLPQQPLVYVSVQCAEC from the exons ATGGCGTCAAGCACTTCTAGGTTCATCAAGTGTGTTACAGTCGGAGATGGGGCTATTGGGAAGACTTGCATGCTTATCTGTTACACAAGTAACAAATTTCCCACT GACTATATACCCACTGTTTTTGATAACTTCAGCGCCAATGTTGTTGTTGAAGGAACCACTGTCAATTTAGGCCTCTGGGATACAGCAG GGCAAGAGGATTACAACAGATTGAGGCCCTTGAGCTATAGGGGGGCGGACGTCTTTGTTTTAGCTTTCTCATTAGTTAGTCGTGCGAGCTATGAGAATGTATTGAAAAAG TGGATCCCAGAACTACAGCATTTCTCGCCCAGAGTACCTGTAGTACTTGCGGGTACTAAATTGG ATCTCCGTGAAGATAAGCACTATTTGGCTGATCATCCTGGATTGGTGCCTGTGACTACTGCCCAG GGGGAGGAACTTCGCAAACAGATTGGTGCTGCTTATTATATTGAATGCAGTTCTAAAACTCAGCAG GTAGATCTTCCTCAGCAGCCTTTGGTTTATGTGTCGGTCCAATGTGCAGAATGTTAA
- the LOC122656764 gene encoding rac-like GTP-binding protein ARAC8 isoform X1, whose protein sequence is MASSTSRFIKCVTVGDGAIGKTCMLICYTSNKFPTDYIPTVFDNFSANVVVEGTTVNLGLWDTAGQEDYNRLRPLSYRGADVFVLAFSLVSRASYENVLKKWIPELQHFSPRVPVVLAGTKLDLREDKHYLADHPGLVPVTTAQGEELRKQIGAAYYIECSSKTQQNVKAVFDAAIKVVIKPPQKLKEKKKKPRSGCSLLNVLCGRSLVCSKRSSSS, encoded by the exons ATGGCGTCAAGCACTTCTAGGTTCATCAAGTGTGTTACAGTCGGAGATGGGGCTATTGGGAAGACTTGCATGCTTATCTGTTACACAAGTAACAAATTTCCCACT GACTATATACCCACTGTTTTTGATAACTTCAGCGCCAATGTTGTTGTTGAAGGAACCACTGTCAATTTAGGCCTCTGGGATACAGCAG GGCAAGAGGATTACAACAGATTGAGGCCCTTGAGCTATAGGGGGGCGGACGTCTTTGTTTTAGCTTTCTCATTAGTTAGTCGTGCGAGCTATGAGAATGTATTGAAAAAG TGGATCCCAGAACTACAGCATTTCTCGCCCAGAGTACCTGTAGTACTTGCGGGTACTAAATTGG ATCTCCGTGAAGATAAGCACTATTTGGCTGATCATCCTGGATTGGTGCCTGTGACTACTGCCCAG GGGGAGGAACTTCGCAAACAGATTGGTGCTGCTTATTATATTGAATGCAGTTCTAAAACTCAGCAG AATGTTAAAGCAGTATTTGATGCTGCTATCAAGGTAGTTATCAAGCCACCACAGAAactgaaggaaaagaagaaaaagcctCGTAGTGGGTGTTCACTATT GAATGTACTTTGCGGAAGGAGTCTAGTGTGTTCCAAGCGAAGTTCGTCTTCttga
- the LOC122654470 gene encoding uncharacterized protein LOC122654470, protein MSQGFAVELYFDPALENQVLKAWNVLARRQISTQLIEMESRPHITLLSSPLLDPPKLESIVRNFASKQEPLALSFSTIGSFPNGGSALFLGPTPSLALLQFHSQLCDALRKENVEISEEYSPDSWVPFCSVAQEVPKNRMAEAFSVLRDLKLPVTGYAMDIGLVEFSPVREIFSYPLGSVPEA, encoded by the coding sequence ATGTCGCAAGGCTTTGCAGTTGAACTTTACTTCGACCCAGCACTAGAAAACCAGGTCTTGAAGGCTTGGAATGTCTTAGCACGGCGTCAGATCAGCACCCAGCTTATTGAGATGGAATCTCGGCCACACATCACCCTTCTATCCAGTCCTCTTCTCGATCCTCCTAAACTGGAAAGCATCGTAAGGAACTTTGCTTCGAAGCAAGAACCTCTGGCTCTTTCTTTCTCTACCATTGGAAGCTTCCCAAATGGAGGCAGCGCTCTCTTTCTTGGCCCAACTCCTTCACTAGCACTGCTTCAATTCCACTCGCAATTGTGTGATGCACTGAGAAAGGAAAACGTGGAAATCAGTGAGGAATATAGCCCGGACTCCTGGGTCCCTTTCTGCTCGGTTGCGCAAGAAGTTCCCAAGAATCGGATGGCTGAGGCTTTCAGTGTTCTGCGAGATTTGAAATTGCCTGTTACTGGGTATGCAATGGATATCGGCTTGGTAGAGTTTTCCCCCGTTCGTGAGATTTTCTCATACCCTCTTGGGAGTGTACCTGAAGCTTGA